TGagcatatataatatctattacTGTATACTGCTACCAATGGGTTTAGGTAATATAAAGCTTATCTCCAaattatttattgcattttatataatttatataagctgatttttaatgtataaatCTATTCTCtagatggagaaagggaaggaGCATGCATCTTCCTCTACACCTCCTACCGCACATCCAGCAATAAATCCTCTGTCCCAGGTAGGAATTTATCGCTTTTCGGCATATTCAGCTTTTATAGCATTATCATTATTGGTTTTGTTCCGTAGTTGGCACGAGTACATCTTTGtttcataatcatttttattttatatgttaggCGATACCAATATCATTTTATCTACATTTGTCAAACTATATGCATGGTTTCCATCCACCAATGCCACATGCGTGGTTACCACCATTTGTGGAGCATCCCGATGCAAACCCATCTACATGGACTAGTCAGGTGAGGATACTTCATTTCTTAAGTACAGTGGTTATTTTTATCAATGTTCGAATCAATTTCATGGGTGTAATTGTAGGGAAATCCACTGCCCCCATTTCACTCATCAGTTTTCTCTCCGATTGGTGCTCAGTCGACAACTTCAAGCCATGTGGATGAAATCCAACATATATCACCCGAGTTTACTGGAAAAAGTTTGTCGACTGAGCCTTCCATTCATGATACTGTTGAACCCAATGATGCCGATCAGTCCGGGGATAATGTCGAACTCAAAGATGCCGATCAATCCGGGAGTACAAATATTGAAGGGGTCGATACCGTTGAGGAACCAAAGTTGGGAATGGTGTTTAAATCTAAAGAGAAGTTACTTTCTTACTATAAACGATATGGGCAACAATCCGGTTTTGGGATTATGACACAAAGGAGTCATAGGTTTGAGGATGGAAGCATTAGATATGTCACATTGGGTTGTGCTCATGGTGGGAAGGCACAAAACCGTACGACAAATGTTGCGAGACCGCGTCCGACATCAAAGATAGAATGTAAGGCACGAATAAATGTGATGTTTAAAAAGGGGGTGTTGAAGGTGTCGAGTGTTAACAATTCCCATAATCACGGCCTAAGTCCAAAAAAGTCAAGGTTCTTTCGCtgtaatagagaagtgagcGAGTCTGTTAAGAGAGTGCTAGATATAAATGATCAAGCTTGGATCagaatgaacaagagttttgCCTCTCTTGTATGAGAAGCGGGTGGGTTTGAGAAGTTGTCATTAACTGAAAAAGACTGTCGTAACTATATTGACAAGGCATGCCACCTTCGACTTGGAAAAGGTGGCGCTGGAGCCCTCAATGAATACTTTACTCGGATGCAATATAAGAATGACGGGTTCTTTTCACTAATGGATATGGATGATGAAGGGCGGCTGAGGAATGTATTCTGGGCGGATGCACGAAGTAGGGCGGCGtacaaatattttggagatgtcgTCACATTCGACACGACATATTTGACAAACAGATATGGGATGTCGTTTGCAccgtttgttggtgtaaaccaccatagCCAGTCAATTCTATTGGGGGCTGGATTAATTTCTAGTGAGGCTACAGAAACGTTTACATGGTTATTTCAGACTTGGTTGACTTGTATGAATAGTGAAGCTCCCGAGGCTATTATCACAGATCAAGATAGAGCCATGAAAAATGACATTAGTCTCGTCTTTCCAAACAGCCGACACAGATTTtgcttatggcacatcttgaaaaAATTGCCAGAGAAGCTAGGTTCACATGGTGCATACAAAACTAGTTTGAAAAGTCAGTTGCTAAATTGTGTGTATGACTCTGACACAATAGAAGAGTTTGAGGGCTCTTGGGAAGTGTTGATTACGAAGTACAACTTGCAGGAGAATGCTTGGTTGAAGAGTTTATATGCTGAGCGTACGTATTGGGCACCGGTGTTCATGAAACAAGttttttgggctggaatgagtacaacccagcgaagcgagagcatgaatgctttctttgacgggtatgttcatgctaagacaaacttaaaagagtttgtCGATCAATTCGATAATgcattgaggaagaagattgagaGTGAAAGTGAGGCGGACTTCCAATCATTCAACGTCACAATTCCCGTCGTCTCTCCCTCTCCacttgagaagatttttcaGGGGATATACACTTGCaataaatttagagaagttcaTAAAGAAGTAATAGGGATGCTTTCAACTCTTCATACTCTACACCGGAAGGATGGTGTAATTGCAACGTAccatgtagaagatgaagtggaTGTTGAGGATTTCATCAAGGAGGTGACCCACACAGTGTACTTTAATGAGGCCGAATGGAAAGTAAAGTGTTCATGTGccttgtttgagatgagagggatactGTGTAGACATGTGTTAGGCATTATGAGAGTTAACAAAGTCCGTTCGGTCATTGAAAAGTACATACTAGATCGATGGTGGAAAGACATCAAAAGGACATACACTCTTATACAAAATAGTTATGACTTAGTTGATCAGAGGCCTAAAGTTAGCAGATATTCACGTATCATCAAGAAATGCTATGAAGTAGCCACAAATGCATCTTCATGTGATGAGCACACTGAGGATATGCTAGATAAGCTAGATGCGCTGAACTTAGGCTATCGCACCAAGACGCCGCCCTTGAAGGTTGTAACTACTGATGCTGACACAATGACAGCTGTGAGTTCTAAGAAAGTATTGAGTCCTAATGCAGTCAAAGGAAAAGGTAGACCGCCATCTCttagaaaaaaatcaatgattgAGAAAGTGAAACACACGACGAAGAAGGCTAGTCAAAAAGGAAAGCATAAACAAGTTAACTAAGTGCACTATTATGAATATTCACGCTTTTATACTTTGTATTTTACTGTTATAAAATACGTGAGAAGTGAGGaatgtttattcatatataaacaccatcttttttttttatctttgtagCCGCATGGAATACAAGGCGTGGATGTTGGAATgtgcaggaatttatttggACAAGCAGATGTTGGAACAACACAAAATGTTCTAGTTCAGGTAACATTTTCCGAGTTTTCAATGATAggagaatttaaatttttagataaTACATAAACTTTTATACTTTTCACTAATATTCTACTTATGTATTGTTAGCCGTCACAATACACTACCGAAGTGTTGGACTTTAGTGCAACCGAATTAGGCTTTGCAGTGAATgagactcaagaaagtgtaaatgGTCTTCTTTATGTTTGTCATACTGTGTAAATGTTCCATAATAAAGTCCTCATGTTGGGTTGATTTTTAAATACTTCTTTATGTTCACAGATGCAAATTGGGTTGGATGGAACCCAGCCGGAATTCATGCAATTGGGGAGCAATTGGGGGACAACAGGAAATGTGGGCAGAGGTTAGCAAGAAATCAGTCCAAAGACTATCAGGGTGAGCCTCAGCCCAGGCACAAACAGTCTCAATCCAGGCTAATTCCCAATCAGACAAGGGCTCCATACCCACCCATAAACCTTTCTCTTCAAGGATTATGCCCCAATTAGCCCTAATTGGAAAATCTCATTGGGGGTTCTCTGAGGGTGGGAAATCCCAGCCTTTACCAGTAATATAGAAGAACTTACTTGTCCAGTTCTTCGCATTGGAGTATCAGGTTTCAAACTGAGccaatttttttgctttgtcTTTCTTGCAGAAGCTCAAAATGTTACCCTTGGTATGGCTGCAAGTTGTAAAAAGACAGAAATTCTCGAGCGGTTAGGTTGGGTAAAACTCCCTGAAGGGCTCCATGGCCATACGGAATACTATGCAAGCACAGAGAAAGGCCCTCAATGAGAAGGGGTGGAGTTAAGCAGGGGCTAAGCGAAGGAGGTCCAAAATATTGCGCAAAGGGTGACAGAAGGGAAGCCTTAACCTATGGGCCAACAAAGGCACGGTCAAGGCAACCGCCTGCGAAACCCTTATCATCAACACACCCTCGAGGGGGAACTTCCAATAGTGTTGTGTCACGAATGCGGTACTCTTCTCGAATCGCTACCAAATCCCTTTGCCTGAGGGTTGAACGCCACCCGAACCCTTCAACGGTTGGGACATCTATAACATAGAATGATTGCATGTCAGTGAGATGAGCAGAAATGCTACCATACTCAACCATGGGAAGAggaggtgaaaagtaataaatgGTTGGAAAAGGAGGTACGAGCAAGAAAGAGAGAATCAGAAGGAAAGCATAAGCAGGAAGgcacaagaaaaaataaatcgtACTAAAAGAGGGAGAGTAAATGGCTTAAGAgcaatatatttgaaaattgaatatgAAGAGCTAGCTGCTGTAAGCATCATGACCTGACAAATGAGCAGAATGGTAACCGTTGCACGTAATCCCTTGACTGTTGCTACATCAATAGTAAGTCATTAGTATCCCCATTTCTCAAAAACTGGAAGTGGCTAGAAGAGAGACATGATGGGACAGCGAGGTAACCATCGGGTTCAAAAATGGGCCCATGGGTGATTAAAAGGGCCTGAAATGCCTAATTCTATTTAATTTGCAATAGTGATAGAGTTCATACTTAAAAACCTTGTCTGTACAAAATCAAAATTGTGGGGGAAAAACCAATAAGATTTCACAACAAAAGGAAATTCCCCATGCCTTAGAGCAAAGGGAATTAGTAAGGTAGCTGGAGGGTCCATTTAGTTCTTCCAGCCCAACGGAGAGGGGTCTCTATCACCCAACCCAAGCTGGAGGTCCCAAGCCCAGTAGCTATGTGCCGCCTTGCATAGGAGGATAAGAACTCCATGCACGTACATGACCATTTAGATTACTCAGGTATAATCCAAACTAATAAACATCACGTGAGCATGATCAAACTGTAGAGTAAATCTAATTCAAACTAATGTCTCTATATATACCAGGTAATTCCAAAGAAAATCTCAatctaaatttttcatttctcatgggtttttttttttactgactTACAGATCGGAGTGCTTGCAGGCGTACCATGCCGACGTCCTTTTACATCTTGCAAGTGAACAGCAATGTTTGGGGTGGtgggacacgtccttaacaaAAGGTGTCATCTTTCTTGGATGCTTGTTTGATTAGCTTACATCTAGATGGTATATAAAACGTAAGAAATATATTTAGGATCCAAGTGTTCTaaagaaaatgaatatattttagACATTGTGAAAATCATGATGAAGTAGCTTCCATGAACATTTCCTGATCATTATCAAATAGGATCAGCTCCACCTTTTGCGTACAAGTGCGCTAGCTTATAAAAAAGTGTGCTCATGTATTCTTGTGTGCACATGTCATTATAAGTAGGTTTCCAGCATTTGAcccttttaaattttagaacATGTTTTGGGAGAGAATGTCTGTAAGAGCAACGTGATGAAGGTCTCCCATATTGGAGAAGCAAGGCCTTGTCATATTAGCATAGATTTCCTTAGCTTAAAGCGTTGAAGAAAGAGATTAAATGATGTATCAAGAATTTCTTTAGGAGAAATATTTTTCGAAAGGACCCTTCCTATGGATGGGCTGTAGACTTATTCCACACTAGGAGTTCCCTTGTTAAGGCCTCCAGCCACAAGGATGACATGGCCTCCAACCACAAAGACGACAAAGATGTACCAAGTCCACCATGTCCTTCTATTGTGCTGCAGGCCTCTAGTCACAATGGTAAAAATATTGCCCTTGCACCATGCTCCACTACCACGTTGCAGGCAACGGACTACTCTGGCACAATCTCTACCAACAACAGCCAGTGAAGAGAATCTCCATGCCGAGTACTCTCTAGAATATTCCTGTAACCAACCTACTGAAATGTAAACATATGAGTGGTTTATGTGATCTGTGAAAAAGAGGTTTTCTTGCTaagaaattgtaaatatatagaGGTGCAGAATACATTGTAGAATGAATGATATAGAGAATGAAATCAAAGCTTTTTTAGCTACACCTTTCTTCAAATAGTTTATGTGCATCTCCATTTCTAGCCTGATttatcatggtatcagagctttgaaAGGACTCATTGTCCCTTCTATTTCGACTCTCAGCCATGGCCTCTCTTGAAAACTCAAATATATCCTCTTCATCCCAACCTCCTCCTTCTTCGTCTTCTATTCTTAATTCTTCTTCTCATTTTGTCACTCTAAAACTTACCTTAGATAACTATCTACTTTGGAAGGCACAGATTGTGTCGTTCCTCAGAGGCCATCAACTATATGAATACATTGATGGCTCTCTTCCTGTGCCTCCATCCATGCTTAACAACTTACCCAACCCAACGTACACTAAATGGCTCTTACAAGACCAACTCATAATCTCAGCAATCAATACTTCTCTTTTTGATTCAGTGCTTGCCCAAGTTCTCTCTTGCTCTGCCTCTCACGAGGTTTGGTCCACCCTATAAACATTGTTTGCTGCACAATCCACAACACACATCATGCAAACCAAGTACCAGCTTGCTACTCTAAAAAAGGGTTCATCCTCCATCACTGAATACTTTAACAAAGCTATGTCACTCTCCTCCACCCTTGATGCTGCTAGTCAATCTCTCTCCCCATTTGAGTTCACCATCTATCTTCTTGCTGGCCTTGGTTTTGATTATGAATCCCTGGCTACATCCCTTACCACTCAACCAGACCCTTTTTCCACTCCATAGATTTACAGTTATTTTTTGAATCGTGAGTCTCATTTGTCACACCAAACTAACACTTTGCTTTCAGGAACATCTCTTGCAACACATGCTACTGCAGTTCACCCATATGGTTTCCAAGTAAACTGTGGCAGAGGCAATCCTTCAAGAGGATGTCGAGGCCGTGGCCCAGCTAGAGAAGGTCCTCAACCATTTTCCAATCGATCCTTACTCAGCATCCAGTATGCCAAGTATGCCAGAAACCTTGTCATTCTGCCTTTATGTATTACTGATTTGATCAGGCTTATCAAGCCCCACCACCTCCCTCTTTTATAGCCAACTACATGGCTTTACCTTACCCATCACCTCAAATCTCTCCTTCGGCACGACCCTCACATACCTGGTTTCCTGAGACAACATCCAATACAGAACCACTTTACATTAGAGTTCTCCAATCTCAACTTGAACTCTACAGCCTATCAGGGACCCGATCAAGTTAGTATTGGTAATGGGTCAACCTTACCAATAGAGAATATTGGAACAGCTCATCTTCACTCAACTTTGAGAAAATTTGTTCTCTCTCAATTGCTTCATGTTCCCTTTATTACTAGAAATCTCCTTTCTGTTCATTAGTTTTGTTTAGATAATgctatattttttgaatttcattccaattCTTTTTTGTGAAGGATTTGCGCACTCGAGTagctcttcttcaaggccatgctagaaatggattGTATGAACTTCCATCGGATGTCACGGCAACACCTAAAGCATGCATAGGTGAACAGACCTCTTCTCAAACTTGGCATAATCGACTTGGTCACCCATCTCCTAAGACAACGTCCTTTACTATCCATAGTTTTAACCTTGTTGTTGTGGCTAAATCCCCTATGTCATCATGTCACGCTTGTCTACAAGCAAAATCCCATGTTCTTCCCCACCCCCCTCACCATCTAGGTCACTTAAGCCTTTCTTTTTACCATTTTTAGATGTTTGGGAACTGGCTCATGTGCCCTCCTCCAATGGTTGTAGGTTTTATCTTTCCATCATTGATGACTTTTCgaaatatatatggatatttCATTTACAATCTAAATCGGATGTCTCTACAATTTGCTTAGCCTTTTTTAAGCAcgtaaaaaatttcttttaatcaaCAATGCATTCCATCCTTTTGGGGGTGGGgtcgcggggggggggggggggggggggggggggggggggggggatcagCCCCAACAAGAAATTTGCTAATTTCTTGGCATACATCATGTCACATGTCCCTACTCTCACCTGCAAAATGGTACGATTGAACATCGACAACGGCAAATTGTTGAGACCAGGCTCTCATTACTTGCTGAGAGATATGCATGGCATGCTTTTGGTTTTATGCAATTGGACTATTTGGACCCATTTGTtaacaatctctctctctctctctctctctctctctctctctctctctctctctctctctctctctctctctctctctctctctctctctctctctctgagtttgTTTCCTATCACATTACAAGTTGTTAGAGCTCTGCTTATGGTGATACCTTAAAAGATCTAAGATCTCTTCTTCCCGGTTTGCTTTCCTTTTGGGTGGGGGTTGTAGGGGCAATTGAGACCTCAAAGACCATCAAGAAGCAAGTTCGTTGTCATCCAAACATAAGCAAGTGATTTGTCTTGGTGCACTCTTGTTGGAATAGCTAAACCCAGACCCAAATTTTAACtaatatgatataaatttaGCTTTATCTATTCCATTTGCATACAATTCCCACGTTGAATTATCaatatattctttatataataataaaataatattaatttatttttaaaattttttaattatttaattttattatactttatcattttactaattatgtgttaattagtaataatataataGTCCTAAAAAACTGCTGCAATCAAATCATGATATGAAGTacggaataaaatattttttgtagggGTGTACAGGAACTGATCGGACTGGCCACAACTAAATGAAACTGGCCAGAACCAATGAAGAACCAATTGGGCAACGGCAAAAACTTGCTCAATCCTACGTCAGCCGATTTGGTCCCAATTTAACCTATTGTCAAACCGCTGAACCTGCCAAtggtatatatgtattaaaccCACACATCGTTATCTCAACTCTATTACTCTCAGTCTCCATCATCTCCAACATCTCCACGACTCAAGGtctactttttctttatttgttttaatttgtgattttgttgTGAATTTCAAGTTGATTTGTtatgcattttttaattttttgtaaattttgagttgatttgttttgaaattgtgATGTGAATTTGGAGATGAGTTAATAACCAACGCATGATAGTTCAAACAAACTATCGGTGCAGTTTCAATTTTGGATCGAAACCGCATGGATGGTTTCGATTTACaccttatttttatttcttttagtcatGCTACAGTTACTATCAAATTTGACTCACAACACTCATTTACTATAGCAAAAAGCCATTTCCTTTTACATTTACATAATCCAATGCAATACATTTTGAGACTTTATTAGCCAAACACCCCGTTGGCTTCGCATTTGCATAATCAGTGCTCTTAATAATTTATTTGCAAAAGACTTAAAAGATAAACCTTCAGCCACATTTTCAACTTTGAAGCAGAACGTAATGGTACTTTCAGTAGCGGAATGGTAACTTATTTAAATCTTGACTTGCTGTGAAAGGAAAACGACTATAAATCAAAACTCGGCAACTTGAGTACAATCGAAGTAGCATCCTGTAGGGCCACCATCAGGTAAAAGAGACAGCATTACTGGGCCTCTAGCCCCCTCTTCTACAGTCATTATTCCTGTGTTCCAGTTCAAGTCCGTCTTGACAAAGCCAGGATGAACGCAATTGATACACATGGAAGGATACCTCTTGGCAAGAATTCTAGTGTAGGCATTGAGGCTGGCCTTGGAGATGCTATAAGCAGGCATCATCAATGTCCATCCATTGCTTTCAAGTGCATTTTCTTTCAAGTCATGAagaaattttcttaaaatcgcATCCACTTTCTCTTCTGTTAGGGTCTCTATGTCTCCCAGTTCTTTTCTTATATGCTCACCTGGAATCCTCTGCTTAAAGTGATGCTTCTGTTAAACAATCTGTATACGAAAGTGGTGCTAGGACCCAAAAGGAATAGCTGCTAAAAATGTGGCTCTCTCCGAAGCAGTGATTAGTACGAGCCAAGGATGTTAAGGTCAATGACTACTTTCAATGGGATGTTAACATGAGAGGAAGTTTACCAAAAAGTTCTCTCATTCAACTCATATTGATTTAAATGATCCGTTAACTTgtctaaaaactaaaaactcaTCGGAGCATTGTGTTCATATAATAAGTGCCTTTGTGGATATAAAATTCTGTAATCTCTGATATATATGCATAGGTAGAGGAAGATTAGCATTTACCCTTAGTTCACTCCTGAGGGAGCTCACATTGACTACCCTTGCTCCTGCAGGGGAAAGTTGTAATAGTGGGAGGAGAGCCTCTGTTAGCCTTTTCACACCATAGTAATTGGTATTCAAGCATTCTTCTGCCTTCTCAACAGTATGTTTGATAACTCCTTGAACCAAGTTGGCAGCCTTTCCTGAGAGCTGAAATCAAACAGCTAGTTATGGGTGCCACTGCCAATCTGAACAAACTCATCAATGATAATTTACAGCATCTACTCCATGAACTTACCCATGATGTGGGATCTATGTTTAAGGCCCTTAGGCCTTCCTCATCAACTACAGCACCACTAACTCCAGCATTATTAACCTGCAGAATTCATAGCACGAATCTCAAAATATCAAAAGTTCAATCAGTTTTGATCATGTGATGAGCATGACTCCGCTGTTCCCTGCCACTAACGATCTGAAAAAGTAATTTGCTAAAAGAGATGTTGATAAAATCTCAGATGTCCTTGACAATTCGGTTGTAATTCTGTGAGTCATAAGATtccaaattgatatgatttaacCTTTACCAAGATGTGGCAAAATGAGCTTTTATCTTCTGACATATATGGCTATATTCCCATAGATTCCATCCTTTTCTTTTACTCTGCAGATTGAGTATAACGAACTCTACTTATTATGATATTATTGAGG
This genomic interval from Carya illinoinensis cultivar Pawnee chromosome 10, C.illinoinensisPawnee_v1, whole genome shotgun sequence contains the following:
- the LOC122278649 gene encoding protein FAR1-RELATED SEQUENCE 5-like, producing the protein MDMDDEGRLRNVFWADARSRAAYKYFGDVVTFDTTYLTNRYGMSFAPFVGVNHHSQSILLGAGLISSEATETFTWLFQTWLTCMNSEAPEAIITDQDRAMKNDISLVFPNSRHRFCLWHILKKLPEKLGSHGAYKTSLKSQLLNCVYDSDTIEEFEGSWEVLITKYNLQENAWLKSLYAERTYWAPTNLKEFVDQFDNALRKKIESESEADFQSFNVTIPVVSPSPLEKIFQGIYTCNKFREVHKEVIGMLSTLHTLHRKDGVIATYHVEDEVDVEDFIKEVTHTVYFNEAEWKVKCSCALFEMRGILCRHVLGIMRVNKVRSVIEKYILDRWWKDIKRTYTLIQNSYDLVDQRPKVSRYSRIIKKCYEVATNASSCDEHTEDMLDKLDALNLGYRTKTPPLKVVTTDADTMTAVSSKKVLSPNAVKGKGRPPSLRKKSMIEKVKHTTKKASQKGKHKQPHGIQGVDVGMCRNLFGQADVGTTQNVLVQPSQYTTEVLDFSATELGFAVNETQESMQIGLDGTQPEFMQLGSNWGTTGNVGREAQNVTLGMAASCKKTEILERLGWVKLPEGLHGHTEYYASTEKGPQ
- the LOC122279838 gene encoding short-chain dehydrogenase/reductase 2b-like isoform X1 gives rise to the protein MPLSMSRIRFIIKYSRRLREGTINIVKELMPFQVNNAGVSGAVVDEEGLRALNIDPTSWLSGKAANLVQGVIKHTVEKAEECLNTNYYGVKRLTEALLPLLQLSPAGARVVNVSSLRSELRKHHFKQRIPGEHIRKELGDIETLTEEKVDAILRKFLHDLKENALESNGWTLMMPAYSISKASLNAYTRILAKRYPSMCINCVHPGFVKTDLNWNTGIMTVEEGARGPVMLSLLPDGGPTGCYFDCTQVAEF
- the LOC122279838 gene encoding short-chain dehydrogenase/reductase 2b-like isoform X2 encodes the protein MPLSMSRIRFIIKYSRRLREGTINIVKELMPFQVNNAGVSGAVVDEEGLRALNIDPTSWLSGKAANLVQGVIKHTVEKAEECLNTNYYGVKRLTEALLPLLQLSPAGARVVNVSSLRSELRRIPGEHIRKELGDIETLTEEKVDAILRKFLHDLKENALESNGWTLMMPAYSISKASLNAYTRILAKRYPSMCINCVHPGFVKTDLNWNTGIMTVEEGARGPVMLSLLPDGGPTGCYFDCTQVAEF